Proteins from one Salinispora arenicola genomic window:
- a CDS encoding maleylpyruvate isomerase N-terminal domain-containing protein, protein MVEQTPDNPPDTVPVVRAAFRDECARLVAELRDLTEADLHRPTTCPPWTVRELLAHVHTGVGRLAGMLAAPAPPRAQVDAAGYFGAAKFTPPVDAARIEGGHRAGRQLDAAALADDLDRVRRATLNAVDAQPPGRLVLTRHGDAMTMVEFLRTRVVEVGVHGLDLAAALDRQPWLTPAAAAVVADLLTGGRPVPAALNWDRLTLIRKTTGRTPLTHVEQAVIEAADFRWLTFSP, encoded by the coding sequence ATGGTGGAGCAGACACCCGACAACCCGCCGGACACCGTGCCGGTGGTACGGGCAGCGTTTCGGGACGAGTGCGCCCGGCTCGTCGCCGAGCTGCGTGACCTGACCGAGGCTGACCTCCACCGGCCCACCACCTGCCCACCGTGGACCGTCCGGGAACTCCTCGCCCACGTGCACACCGGCGTCGGCCGGCTCGCCGGCATGCTCGCCGCCCCCGCCCCGCCCCGCGCACAGGTCGACGCCGCCGGCTACTTCGGCGCGGCCAAGTTCACCCCTCCGGTGGATGCCGCCCGCATCGAGGGCGGCCACCGGGCGGGACGGCAACTGGACGCGGCGGCTCTCGCCGATGACCTGGACCGGGTCCGGCGGGCCACCCTTAACGCAGTTGACGCGCAGCCACCCGGCCGGCTGGTCCTCACCCGGCACGGAGACGCGATGACGATGGTGGAGTTCCTGCGTACCCGGGTCGTCGAGGTGGGGGTGCACGGACTGGACCTGGCCGCGGCGCTCGACCGGCAACCGTGGCTGACCCCGGCCGCCGCCGCGGTCGTGGCCGACCTGCTCACCGGTGGACGTCCGGTGCCGGCCGCCCTGAACTGGGACCGGCTGACCCTGATCCGCAAGACCACCGGTAGGACGCCGCTCACGCACGTGGAACAGGCGGTCATCGAGGCTGCCGACTTCCGTTGGCTGACCTTCTCGCCCTGA
- a CDS encoding DUF1028 domain-containing protein encodes MMAGRRALGKICSGSSLGRRATLRFVTFSLVARSADGRLHGVVVASRFLAAGALVPAAEAEVGAIATQAHVNLAYRPQGLALLRTGVGAAGVVAGLVAADDERDHRQLGVVGATGPGACWTGPACRAWAGGQAGDGWTAQGNILAGPHVIDEVRDGWLGGSTLPFPERLLAALRAGDEAGGDRRGRQSAGLLVVKRGGGYAGTGDTLVDLRVDDHPDPVAELGRLLTAHTRLFSRPDPATLLDLTGALAAEVAGLLTALGHPADPVAPQEALFAWAGLENLEERLVPGRIDPIVLDQLRQAIPHVPAPRAAGFLPAD; translated from the coding sequence ATGATGGCCGGCCGGCGGGCGCTGGGCAAGATCTGCTCCGGTTCCTCGCTCGGACGCCGCGCTACGCTGCGTTTCGTGACCTTCTCGCTCGTTGCCCGCTCCGCCGACGGCCGGCTGCACGGTGTGGTCGTGGCCAGCAGGTTCCTCGCCGCTGGGGCGCTGGTACCGGCGGCCGAGGCAGAGGTCGGCGCGATCGCCACCCAGGCGCACGTGAACCTGGCCTACCGGCCGCAGGGTCTGGCACTGCTGCGGACCGGGGTCGGTGCGGCCGGCGTGGTCGCGGGGCTGGTTGCCGCCGATGACGAACGCGACCACCGTCAGCTGGGCGTGGTGGGCGCCACCGGCCCGGGCGCGTGCTGGACTGGGCCAGCCTGCCGTGCCTGGGCGGGCGGGCAGGCCGGGGACGGTTGGACGGCGCAGGGCAACATCCTGGCCGGTCCGCACGTGATCGACGAGGTTCGCGATGGTTGGCTCGGCGGGTCGACGCTGCCGTTTCCGGAGCGGCTCTTGGCCGCGTTGCGCGCCGGGGACGAGGCCGGTGGGGACCGGCGAGGGCGGCAGAGCGCCGGCCTGCTGGTCGTCAAGCGTGGCGGCGGGTACGCCGGCACCGGTGACACCCTGGTCGACCTACGGGTTGACGACCATCCGGACCCGGTCGCTGAGCTGGGCCGGCTACTCACCGCGCACACCCGGCTGTTCAGCCGCCCGGACCCGGCCACCCTGCTCGACCTCACCGGGGCCCTCGCGGCCGAGGTCGCCGGTCTACTCACCGCACTCGGACACCCGGCGGATCCGGTCGCACCGCAGGAGGCGCTGTTCGCCTGGGCGGGTCTGGAGAATCTGGAGGAGCGGCTGGTGCCAGGCCGGATCGACCCAATCGTGCTGGACCAGCTGCGCCAGGCCATCCCACACGTTCCCGCGCCCCGTGCCGCCGGTTTCCTTCCCGCCGACTGA